ATGCTTATATCACCTGttgtcattttccaatgtttcgaTATGTTTGATAATCAGAGATGTTTAGAAACTGCTGGAtttcaataattaaaaaaatatattaatagAGAAAAAATATTGCTTTTAAAATGCATCAAACTGTCTTTAAATTTGAGACATTAGTATTAACTAAATGAACTATTTAGtagcaagggcagcacagtggtgcagcggacgagttactgccttacagcacttgcagcaccggagacccgggtttgatcccgactacgggtgctatccgtacggagtttttacgttctccccatgacttggacAAGAAGGACCAATATCCTTGTAGATCAATCTAGATCCTGACTCAGTGTTTGAAATTATGATGACATGGCCATTATGGAGACTTAGTTACAAGAGGGACAGGGTAGGGCTGGCAGCTCAATGATGCtgggttttgatgtttcagatgtgatatggAGGGAGGTAAAcgcgatgtgtggggcaagtttttttacacagagattggtgggtgcctggtacgTGCTGCCAAAGCCTCTGCCGACAGCAAGAAGCAGCAACAGGTGAGAGGGAAGGGTGCCCCAAGGTGACCGAGAGCATCCTGTCGGTGTGGGTGACCTGAAGAAAGCGCtgcccccaggggctacaacgtgagccgcaacaacagccgtgtcaCTGGACCATGCGGTGGGTGAAGGAGGGCTCGCTTGGCACCTTGTGAGTCGGGGCTGGGGTCGGAAGTCAGAGCTCTAAACAGCCGGGGAGACAATGAGAGCTGGGAGTGGCATTGGCAGGTTCATCCACTATAtctgaaatccgttataaaggggtccattaaaatgagggtttacagTATAGAATAAGACTTAAACTATACCAACCAGATTAGAGGTTCCGTAGCATTCTTAAAGCGTCTCACATTTTTTGCCTTTTCATAGATCTATAAAAAACAaagtattttttgtttattttcaagGATAACATTGTTCGATGTAATGAAGTAGAAATTGGAACTCTGCAATGTTAGTCTCACACAATGTGTAGAATAAAGAAATCACAAATCCAGGCACTCTGTACAATTACACAGATGTGTCagaagtgtggcacggtggcgcagtggtagagttgttgccttacagcacatgcagcgccagagacctgggttccatcctgactacgggtgctgtctgtacggagtttgtacgttcttcccgtgaccgcgtgggttttctccggatgctccggtttcctcccacactccaaagacgtacaggtttgtaggttaattggcttggtatagttgtaaattgtccctagtgtgtgtaagatagtgttaatgtgtggggatcgctggtcggtgtggactcggtgggccaaagggcctgtttccgcgcagtatctctaaactaaactaaactgtccatcAAGGTCTCCAGAAGCAGTGTGAACCGTGATtttcaatctctccctgtggTTCGATTTGTTAAAGTGGTGGGTTCCACTTTGCTTCTTCAACTAGTGCCTTGAGGTAGAATAGCACTCTAGTGGTGGGTGGTTATTGGAGATAGGCGTCTAAGTACTCATGGAATATTCGTCCATTAGATTGTAGGATTGGGCATCGTGTTGGTTTCGATCTCCAGCAATAAAGAACTTAAAATGCACGAGAACAATCTCAAATCTCTCTGCCTGGAATCGAGTTCAGACGTGGGTCAGGAATGGATGGATTGTTTAACTGATGCAGGTTGAGATCTTCAGCCTTCAATAAAGACCTGCTCTTGCAGTTCAGGTCTCCAATGCTTTCAGAGCCTGTAatcatggtgcagctttgcaACATGACGTCAGTCGTCTGCTATATACTGATTGATGTCAGTGAAACACACCAAAATAAATCTCTACAGAATGCATGTTTGTTGATTTATAATTGTCGCATGTGCCAAGATACAGCGAATAACATTATTTGTGTGCTCGCTAGTCTaatcatgagtacaatcaagccaatggATATGGCAAACAGtaaaatgccagagtgcagaatatagcattaCAGTATTGTAaccttacagttacagagaaatgtGCGTTAAAAAcgcaagggctgcaatgaaacAGGTTGGGAGCTTGGGTCTGCACTCTGAGCCTGTGAGAGGACTATTCGATAGTCTAGTCATATGGGGAACAAATTCTTCCTGAATCTTATACGACGTGTTTTCATATTTTTGTACTGtctgcctgttgggagagggtagaagaggaAATGACCAAGGTGTAACCAGCACATTTGAAACACATATGATCCAGTTTTTTAAACTAATAATAAATTAATCATTATTACATCCATCTGTGGCCCCCGTCATAATTTCCCTCAGAACAGATATCTGCAAAGCCCAGCTGGTGCCacgaacactgcctggtccaacATGGCTTCCGGCCCAGAGCCAATGGAAAACACCAGCTACAGTTCTGTTCAGTGGGGTCCAAATCTGTTTACATTTTCAATGTTGTTGGATCATTCATGCAGGCTGACCGGATTCCGAGTTTGAAAAGGATGCCAAATCTCCCATGGACTGATCTAACAATGTTTTAATCTTGATTTTGTGTGAAACCCTGCAACGTTAGGGTATTTAGTGTTCTTGATTTGGAATAATCTGACATTAACTTGTTGAGACAAAATCTTGTGTTGTACTTCTGCTTCACATTGGTGCAAAAAGATGCGCTGTTAATTATTGTAAACATCTTGAAGAAATTATCTCTtaaccattttacatttatatagaaTACTTAAATACACTGTACACAAATAAAAGTTCAACAAGCAAGGAGAGAAAAAAATTTGGCATACCTTTTCATGAACCTGAGCTGAAATATTTGATCTCCTACGATTGATGGTTAAAGGCAATGTAATATTGACTGTTCTGTCAGGAAGAGCTAAAAGAAAGGATGAAATAGTTTATCATAATTGACATTTATTGAATGTCTAATTCCAAAATGAAAATGAAGTCATAAAGTCTGACAAAATCGTTTGATATATTCTCATTGATAATATAAACTAGTCATGGGAAATGTTCATGGGTATGAAGAGGTAGGGGGAGGACTGATTGCTTCCTTCATTGTTCTGATGacagaaagacgtacaggtttgtaggttaattggcttggtgtaaatgtaaaaaatgtccctagtgggtgtaggatagtgttaatgtgcgaggattgctggtcggcgcggacccactgggccgaagggtctgtttccgcgctgtatctctaaattaaacaaaactaaactaatatatagCTCAACTCGATTCTCTCATTACCACCATTATCAAACTATCTAATTATTTGACCCTCTTCAAACAGAGTTGTATTAGCAGCTAAACCCAGGATAATTTGAAACAAAATACTTGATTCTTATTATTCCAATATGAAGGTGCATCATTTCCTCTttgaacatgatttttttttcaatcaaaCAGCTGCAAatcatatatattttaaaaaaacaattaataaTTAGAATACTGAATATAGGCAGAAAATATTTTCTGGCACATTCAGTACCATCGAATTGGCTACATCTGTGATCATTTTGTGGTAATAAAATTGCAACGTCTGACTTAGATCTATGCAATAAGAAGAAAAGAGGAACTGCTCTGTTAATTCGATATCGAGCATATGTGTTTTCGTAACTTCcaccttgccctcaaatttacgtGGACTATCTCTAACACCTCTATCCTTTTCCTCGCTATCTATGTCTCCATCACAACATTATTTTCATCGTTCCTTAGAATGTAACGAAGTTCATGAAATATGCTTCAAACCAATTTGACTTATTCCAAGGGGACATCACGTTTTAATATTATCTTAATTTCATATCATCATAAATAATTCATGCACTTACCTCTAGTAGCAGATGGTGATGGCACGGCTGTTGTAGTTGTCGCAGTGGAGCTTGTTGGTACTGAGGTAATAGCCAGAGTATTGGTGGGTACTGAAGAGGTTGTAGTGGTGTTGGATGGAGTTGTGGCAGCAGCAGTGGTATTGGTGGGTTTTGATGTAGTTGCGGTGGTGTTGGATGGTGTCAAGGCAACAGCAGTGGTATTGGTGGGTACTAAAGTAGTTGTGGTGGTCCTAGCTTGTGCTGATGTATTAACAGTGGTATTGGTGGGTTTTGATGTAGTTGTGGTGGTGTTGGATGGTGTCAAGGCAACAGCAGTGGTATTAGTAGGTACTGAGGTACTTGTGGAGGTCCTTGCTTGTGCCGATGTATTAACAGTGGTATTGGTGGGTTTTGATGTAGTTGTGGTGGTGTTGGATGGTACCAAGGCAACAGCAGTGGTATTGGTTGGTTTTGATGTGGTTGCAGTGGTGTTGGATGGTACCAAGGCAACAGCAGTGGTATTGGTGGGTACTGAAGGAGTTGAGCTGGTCTTTGCTTGTGCCGATGTATGAACAGTGGTATAGGTGGGTTTTGAAGTAGTTGCAGTGGTGTTGGATGGTGTCAAGGCAACAGCAGTGGTATTGGTGGGTTTTGAAGTAGTTGCGATGGTCCTTGGTGGTGTGGAGGTAACAGCAATGGTATTGGTGGGTTTTGATGTAGTTGTGGTGGTGTTGGATGATGTCAAGGCAACAGCAGTTGTATTGGTGGGTACTGAAGTAGTTGTGATGGTCCTTGGTGGTGTGGAGGTAACAGCAATGGTATTGGTGGGTTTTGAAGTAGTTGTCAAGGTGCTTGATGGGGCCAAGGCAACAGTGGGGGTACTTGTTTGATTCAATGTTCCATTCGAAGGACTTGCTGTTGAACTGGTAGTGGAGGTAATTTCTGAAAATGCAATCAACTATGTAATGACTAAAATGCCGAGATATCCAAACAAATTTCAACAATTAGGAGAGTTAATATCTCAGTTAAGAGAATATATTTGATGTTTTGAAGCACAGTAGATGGATGCAGCAAGGAAGATGCATGGAAGCTTTCCATTGTCACCCATCACAAACTTTGCtctaatttaaaaacatttctccATATTTGGGAGTCACCTCCAGTTGACAGTCAGTGTCCACTGAAAAGGAATGGTTGTACAGGTGAGTAAACTCTGGATGAACATTCAGGGAGACCAGCGGCAACAAGCAAGGTCTGGCACAACAAATCTGGTCCTAAGGCCCAGCAGGGAAGGGTGGAGGCAGACAGAGCATTGTGTTTggagagtgggtcaggcaggagatGAAGGCAGGCCTTCAAATAGGAGCCCAGAATGGTGTACTGTCTCCCTGGAGCCAGAGTTCAGGACCAGCAGCAGAACATTTTTaaaggggagggtgagcagccagaagtcattGTGTACGTTGGCACAAATAACATGGTCAGGAGAAAGGGTGaggtcctgcagagtgaataCAGGGAGTTAGGAAAAAGATTAAAAAGCCGGATCTATCGAAAATGTGTAACAAAGAAAGAAGGAATGAGGTGACATGAACACAAAGCAGTTTGTTGAAATGACTGAGAGACTTGAGACGGTAAGTCTTGATCTGCTTCACAGAagcatcacctattgcttttctccagagatgctgcctgacccactgagttactcccactttttgtgtctatattcggtgtaaaccagcatctgcagttccttcctacacaatataactGGTAGATTTGCAACTGCCCGTTATTAATGTACTTCAATTTTACTCCCTGTCAAAGAACTAAATATATATTCCTATTacataaaaaaatatttgttgtttGGACCTGTGCAAACATAATGTAAGAAACATGTGATTTTTGTCATTCTTAAATAAACTCCAAATAACTGTGTTAGATACCTTTGCTTCCAAAGATACCTCTTCTTCCAGAGTTTACTCACCTGTACAGTTGGACCCTTCATATCCTGGTCTACATGTGCAGTTGAAAGAGCCTTCAGTATTTGTACAGATAGAATTATTTCCGGAACACTCAGTAGCGCATTCATTCACGTCTAAAAGAATAAACAAATGAACACAAGAATAGTTAGCTAAATTATAGAATCACCTATGCCTGGATTTTGCACTGAACAGAGAATCAGCAGACAACTGGTCAATGAGTTTACATCGCTTGTTAGTTAATGGAAAATCTGGTCCATTTAGTAATAATTTGATGTAACTCAGAAGAAGAGAACAGAAGCTTCTTTACATGAAAACTACTGTAGTAGAaaatttcacttttttttacGGGACTATTCATATTGTTTTAATTATTCTTCATGATTTTTGTGTATTAAATGGTGATATTAAAAAAGTACCATACCAATGCAGAATCTGTTTGGCTTTCCAATATATCCTCCCTTGCACATACAGGAGTAACCTCCATTTGAATTGATGCATTTTGCATTCTGGGGACAGCTAGATGTATTAcgacattcatcaatgtctgaaAGAAAAGATTTACATTAGCAGCGATCGAAGTTCACGTAACAAATATAATAGTGATACGAAGTAATGAACATGCATAATGGTGTAAGATTAGATTTAATTTTTGCGGGTGATATTTTTACACGGTATTCTTTAACAGAATGCATACTTCCACTGCTATAGTTGGAGAACTTTCTGATATAAAGTATTGATTTACGGATGGGTGGGACATTATAGATGTGGAAATCTGATTTCTCCACGGAGCAAAAGACTTTGGCAGAGAATAAggatctcaatctgaaacgtcacccattccttctctccagagatgctgcctgtcccgctgacttactccagcattttgtgtccatctttgatgtaaaccagcatctgcagttccttcctacacgagttcGCATGACCATTAATTGTAATAAAATAATGATTACGAACAACATAGTTTTGAGATTTTATTATAAAATGCACATTGAGAACGACCAATTTT
Above is a genomic segment from Rhinoraja longicauda isolate Sanriku21f unplaced genomic scaffold, sRhiLon1.1 Scf001259, whole genome shotgun sequence containing:
- the LOC144591620 gene encoding uncharacterized protein LOC144591620 → MTRFNIFFMREMFLLSKSEVSLKYCEDFDECQNKTDSCEQICANVLGSYICSCKEGYAINATNSSLCDDIDECRNTSSCPQNAKCINSNGGYSCMCKGGYIGKPNRFCIDVNECATECSGNNSICTNTEGSFNCTCRPGYEGSNCTEITSTTSSTASPSNGTLNQTSTPTVALAPSSTLTTTSKPTNTIAVTSTPPRTITTTSVPTNTTAVALTSSNTTTTTSKPTNTIAVTSTPPRTIATTSKPTNTTAVALTPSNTTATTSKPTYTTVHTSAQAKTSSTPSVPTNTTAVALVPSNTTATTSKPTNTTAVALVPSNTTTTTSKPTNTTVNTSAQARTSTSTSVPTNTTAVALTPSNTTTTTSKPTNTTVNTSAQARTTTTTLVPTNTTAVALTPSNTTATTSKPTNTTAAATTPSNTTTTSSVPTNTLAITSVPTSSTATTTTAVPSPSATRALPDRTVNITLPLTINRRRSNISAQVHEKIYEKAKNVRRFKNATEPLIWLLSLSPRLFRALTSDPSPDSQGAKRALLHPPHGPVTRLLLRLTL